A genomic region of Manihot esculenta cultivar AM560-2 chromosome 15, M.esculenta_v8, whole genome shotgun sequence contains the following coding sequences:
- the LOC110600947 gene encoding putative BPI/LBP family protein At1g04970 — MARPIFFLVLSLLLIPSTTPFQSNEQGYISVLLSDKGIDFAKDMLIKKAVSSMIPLHLPDIDKSVKIPLLGKVHVVLSNITINSVRIASSSVETGEMGIVLFASGATADLTMNWRYSYKNWIVVISDKGDASVQVKDMQIGVSVTLKEQDGTLSTSLLDCGCYVKDISIKLDGGASWLYQVVVDAFEAPIGSAVENAISKKIKEGILKLDSRLQSLPKQVSVDHTSAMNVTFVDDPVLRNSSVEIDIDGLFMSKDNILISGYYRKGLHPSDSSNCAAKMVGISLCENVFNTAAVVYFNAGYMHWIVDRFPNQSLLNTATWRFIYPQLYQKYPNDQMKLNISLTSPPLIRVAETNLDATIYLDVTVDVVDADEVVPVACVSLVINASCSPQILMNKLAGILKLKSFTVSYKWSNIGDLHMHLLRPVAFAILETIFLPYVNFRLLKGLPLPFLHGFTLKNAAIHYTNSRMMICSNLVLTQQYYIN, encoded by the exons ATGGCGCGCCCTATTTTCTTCTTAGTTTTGTCTCTTTTGTTGATTCCTTCAACTACCCCTTTTCAATCCAATGAACAAGGATATATTTCTGTGCTCTTGTCTGATAAAGGTATTGATTTTGCTAAGGATATGCTCATAAAAAAGGCAGTATCCTCCATGATTCCACTTCATCTGCCTGACATAGACAAGTCTGTCAAAATCCCACTTCTCGGCAAAGTCCATGTGGTTCTTTCAAACATCACCATTAATAGTGTCCGTATTGCCTCTTCTTCTGTTGAAACTGGAGAGATGGGTATTGTCCTATTTGCTTCAGGTGCTACAGCGGATTTGACAATGAATTGGAGGTACTCTTATAAGAATTGGATCGTTGTGATTTCAGATAAGGGAGATGCCTCAGTTCAG GTTAAAGATATGCAAATTGGAGTTTCTGTTACTTTGAAAGAACAAGATGGAACTCTCAGTACGTCTCTCTTGGACTGCGGATGTTATGTGAAAGATATCTCTATTAAGTTGGATGGAGGAGCATCTTGGCTTTATCAAGT GGTGGTTGATGCTTTTGAAGCTCCAATAGGGTCTGCAGTAGAAAATGCtatttcaaagaaaataaaagaagggaTACTAAAACTTGATAGCCGATTGCAATCACTTCCAAAACAAGTCTCAGTGGATCATACATCTGCTATGAATGTTACTTTTGTGGACGACCCTGTGTTGAGAAATTCTTCAGTTGAAATTGATATTGATGGTTTATTCATGTCGAAGGACAACATTTTGATTTCCGGCTATTACCGTAAAGGATTGCATCCTTCTGATTCCTCAAACTGTGCAGCTAAGATGGTTGGAATCTCATTATGTGAAAATGTGTTTAATACTGCTGCAGTAGTATACTTCAAC GCAGGTTATATGCATTGGATAGTGGATAGATTTCCAAATCAGTCCCTCTTAAACACTGCAACATGGAGATTTATTTATCCTCAACTATACCAGAAGTATCCGAACGATCAAATGAAGCTGAATATATCACTAACTTCTCCACCTCTGATAAGAGTTGCAGAAACCAACCTTGATGCGACCATTTATCTAGATGTGACTGTTGACGTTGTGGATGCTGATGAAGTTGTTCCGGTTGCATGTGTCTCATTG GTAATAAATGCTTCGTGTTCTCCACAAATTTTAATGAATAAGCTGGCTGGTATCCTCAAGTTGAAAAGCTTTACTGTGTCTTATAAGTGGAGCAATATCGGGGACCTGCATATGCATCTGCTTCGG CCGGTAGCTTTCGCAATTCTGGAAACCATCTTCCTTCCATATGTGAACTTCCGGCTATTAAAGGGGTTACCTTTGCCATTTCTTCATGGATTTACACTCAAGAATGCTGCAATCCATTACACAAATTCAAGGATGATGATATGCAGCAACCTTGTCCTCACACAACAGTACTACATCAATTAG